The nucleotide window ACTTGTACCGGTAGCTACAAGGATCAACCAGGCACTGCTATTCAATATAACCAGAAGGTAATTGGTAAcacaataattttgttaatcaatgttaattttttctttctttatttctctCATTTTCTTTAGGGTTGTCTTAAAGATCTGTTAGTGTCCACTAAGCAAAGCAATACCAAAAAGCTTTTCTATCAAAGACTGTCGCTCAGCATCCATGAACTTGACAATAAGAAACAATTCAAATGCATTTGGGTTTCAAATGACCTTAAGGAGGAAAAAGAATTGGTTTTGTATCCAAATAAGAACGATACGGTTAAGGGTTTATTGGATGAAGCCGCCAAGAAGATACAATTCTCGGAGAACAGCTCGAAGAAGTTGCGTCTTTTGAAGgtgaataatcataaaattgGTACGATTTTCAAAGAAGACATACCGCTGGAATCACTGCAGAAGACCACTGAACCCATTACACCTCAGAGTACTCAAAAGACGTTCCGTATTGAAGAAGTGCCTCTTGAAGATTTACAGCTGGCTGAAAATGAAATGCTTATACCGGTTGCTCACTACAGCAAAGAAATCTTTAGTGTTTTCGGTGTGCCATTCCTAATTAAGGCGCGGCAAGGCGAACCCTACGGAGCTCTCAAGCAACGTATTCAGAAGCGCCTCAATGTGCCCGACAAGGAGTGGGAGAATTATAAATTTGCAGTTATCGGTGGCAATACGTCGGACTTTAATGATAACACACCAGTCGATCTTAATGTTTATCGTTCCTGGAACGGTAATGCGCCCTTCTTTGGCCTGGATCACATCAATAAATCACGCAAACGAACATCATTGAATTTCTCCGAAAAAgccattaaaatttataattaattttatctaaaaaccaccaccaccaaccaccccaacacatacacacactcaCGAAAGTAAATCAATCACacacaaaaattctaaaattcaatttataagaaaaaaacaacaacccaGAGAAGATCAACAAGAATCAAGAgacaaattgaaaattatactAAGCGAGAGAGGGCGATAGAGTAGAGCGTGAACTACTTACGAAGGAAAGCTAATGTTGCAACACAAAGTGAAGTAACAAATAAAACATCCAACCAACTAAGAAAGAAGCAACCGATAAGTCATCATTACCTTTAAGGGACATTAtgggaaaaacaaaaaaaaaatattaacagaaTATGCCtgctaaacaaataataataaaaaaaaaattaaacaaaaaccgtTTCATAAGAATGAAGTATAatacatcatttaaatttttataaataagtacTATTATTCAATAATTGATgataatgaaaaacaaaagaagaaagaaagaaaaaaacaatagaaaaacaaacagaaaagaaaaaaccaaccgctgaaaatatgtaatatgttgatttttttgaaacacATACAATTCTactataaatttttagtttacgACAAAACCCTTAAATCCTTCCTCATCCACACTTTTaatacttatacatacatactctaACAATACACACATCAtccaacatacatacaaaataagAAGGTTAGATTATCAAACTAAAATACATAGTAATACCACGTTTCTGAAGTGAGAAAGGATAAACATTAAGCTTTCAACATTCAACAGGAACTTCAATTAAGTGCGAAACGTGAAAAgaatacaacagcaacaacaatagcatctctaataacaacaaaaaggaTACACTTtcaataaaagataaaaactagcgtttgttatttatgtttattattaaaaaaaaagaaaaaaaaatatatattattatgaaaaaatgcaaaagaaaaaaataaattcaaactcTGTCAACTGTAGTTAAGATATGCTTCTCcagcaaaaaagaaaaagaaataacaaaatttaacctaaaaaatatataaaaaataaaatacacttttaattttaaaacaagagCTCAAGTGGTACCAATGGTACAGACTATATGCGGAAGGGTTTAAGTTAGTGATTTTTTTTGGGGGAAAAAATTACTCTTGCAAATACGGCAGTTACAATAATTAAACTGCTTTAGATTATATGcagaatacaaaaaaatcaagaTAGGACCGTAACTTTGgctagagtttttcttttaacacacttaacaaacaatttaaattattttaatcgttaaaatcatttcaagtttactttaactattataattctccagatattcaattaTAACTTTTCTTAAACTAAGACGGGACAAATTTCAGCCAAACATcgtaatatttactttgtaaggaaatttcacaattatagttctccagatgtTAGATattactatttactttgtatggaagtgCCACGCTCACTAATCCAATCTACTAGTGGTATATAAAAGTATTTGTGatccaataaagtatacatgtatattctgaatcgatatagatagcagagtcgattatagccatgtccgtctgtatgttgaaattaactttccaaAACGCCAAATAACATACATGATACATCCGCTGTATCCTAacttaggttgctatttaaaatcgtcaCATAAATGGTTGTGATATAAGCTTAAAACCGCGACTTCCTCGATTTTTTCCAACTATTTtacaccaaacattttttttttaatttttttcacttcaaatttttttttatatttatgttaaagaatactttggtgaagggtatattagattccTTACAGCCGAAAATAGTACTCTTAATTGTTTCATGTTAAAATTGGTAGATTAACAAACGTGAAATGTTCCTTAAGGAAGtaaatttttgacatttctatTACCTTAAAAGAAATCTAATGTAACACACCTATTTTTCTGTCAACATGTGtagataaaacaagtaagagagctatattcagctgtgatgaatcttatatacccttcaccaaattatacttcaaaataaaaattttaaattttttttttcattttttggaaaaaaattttctaattgtttttttttttaatattttcgtttaatattttgcgaaaaaaaaatcgggttaaaaatattttttccggttttgacccattgtaggtccaacttactatggtctgatataggtcgttgcaaaggtctatgaaatatctatcattagatatccatattgtctatattaatgacttaataatccagatataggatataggtcaaaaatcgagattgtcctggtttttccttatatctcagccatttgtggaccgataaTAATAAGCTGACGATTGATTtatcaaccaaaatttaaaaaaattactcttCATTACATTGTTGCATTGCAACCTTAAAGTCAAGCTTAAAATTTTGCCACCCAAAAGAGTACGGTCTTATAGATTtgtatacatttaaaaaatagtttactttattattaattaaaactaaatacaaatttcttaacaaacttaaattaaaatttgcgtCTCTTTAAAATCTCTGGTCTCCAATTGACAGGATGTGTTTCTTCAGTGGCTTCATCGTCTTCCTTGTAAATTTTAATGGTCTTATCAGCTTCAGCTGTTATAAGACGAGAACCTGACTGATCAAAACACATGGCAAAGATACCAGCCTCACTGTCCATAGAACCTGGCTGGACGGGTGCTTGAAAACGTTGAAAATTGTAGCCAGTACGCCAGTCCCAAAAGAACATGGTGCCATTGTCACCACCCGAAACCATAACACCATCCGGATTGACAGCCATACAGTTGACAATAGCATTGTGACCAGAGACGTTCTGCACAAAGTTACCCTCGGGACAGCGCCATTGTTTGATGTTGTCCGGAGAGGCTGAGGCAAACATGTACAGATTGGGATGTAAAACTACGCTACGTACGGATTTTTTATGATTCGTCAGAGTACATACGCTTTTGCCGGCAGCTAAATCCCATAAACGTACTGTGGAATCATGAGAACCAGTAATAATTTGAGGATTAACTGCTTGAGCTACAACACTAGCCACGGTATTGGTGTGGCCTGTTAAGGTGTGTATATTGGCTTTTGTGCGCATATCCCAAATGCGAGCAGTAGAATCACGTCCTGAAGTCGCCAGAACATCGATAGTGGGATGCAGGGCTAGTGAATAGACGGCTGATAAATGTCCATGATAATGCCTAATAACTTTGTTATATTCCAAATCCCAACATTTCACTTGACGATCTTCACCACAACTGAAGAGATAGGGATGTTTAGCACTAACAGCCAAACCTCTCACCGTACTTACATGACCCGTGAGGGAAAGTTTCAGTTTACCACTAGCCAAATCCCAAATTTTTATAACGCGATCACCAGCTCCGGTGGCAAACCATTCATTACCCGGCTCCACAGCAATACAACGTACCCAACCCAAATGTCCAGATATAACACGCGACAACTTCCAAGGAGCATGCCAAGTGGGTTTTGGAATTGTGGGAGCTTTTTTGGGTATCAACTGGACATTGCTGCCTCCTGTGGCCGAACGCATGCCAGGTGCTGAAACCAATGAATTGCTGATGGGTATATCgccatttttgttatttcctgCTAATAAAGCCATATTGTCTTTAGAGCCATCTGTAATGGCTAAAGGTTTTTCTGGACCTTCCAAAGCATCCATACCCGCACCAACACCACCGTTGGAATACTTTTTGGACTCTGCTGCTTGGGCAGCTCGATCGAATACCAAACCATAACTGTCACGTGCCTTAAtagattttctaattttttctcTAGTAAACAAAacgtataaaaaacatttatttcagaTGTAACTCCAATAAAGATGTCAGTCACACTTACAATTTATCATCAATTTCTGGCAGAGCTCCCTGATTTGAAACGAACATGTCATGGGTTCTTTTTAAAGAACGAAAAATTAGGGTATGAACACTGTGTCGCTGAACCTCCTCCATGGCTGttttatggtatttttatacaattattaaCTTTCCCAGAAAAAGCGGCTTTTcctttactaaaaaaaatagggGAAATGTGTTTATTGCAACTTCTTGTTTATTTCTAACATTCACTGTGTACTGGTAACAGGTAGCTTTTATACAGCGTTGTATTTTGTCTGAAAATTTTGACACCCAGATGTCGCATCTGTTCgtacagagttgtattttgtaCTGCTTTTTCAAGATTGGAACGGCAGCGCAGATAAATCGTGTTTGAAGAGTCTGACTGTCAAACAGACTCGTCAAACACGCCTATTTAAATTACATGCGTGTTTGACAAACACTATTAAGCAGGGATTTTTTACTCGTCGGACAGGTAAGGATTACACATGACTCGTAGTTCGTCGGTTTGAAGGTGTTTTCTGCAACAGAATTTGGTTTCACAAACTCAAAAAAGCAGCGAGaaatgctatttttaaaatgatttgcgAATTTCCTCGACACAATTTAGAAGGAAGAAGTTCGAATTTTAAAGTGTATTCACATtgtgaaaagaaataaaaacatcaatttaattaataacttGTTACGGATCGGTTGGCCTGGCGAGGTTTCCCACTAGCTCTTGGCATGTTTGAACTCAGGCGGTTCCAACCCTCATCTCCAGCCGCGTTTCCGCACAATAAACAAAAGTGAACACAAAACAGACACTGAACAAAATACACCACATGAATAATGACCAGGGACAGGTGTTGGTCCCTATCATGCCCACCCAACCATGTCGTAGGCGCATCCGCTCCACAAGTCTCTACGACCCAAATGACCACATGACCACTTCTCCACTTACCTATCCATCATTACCAAACCTGTTTTAATtagtccaaaaaaaaatattattaaattttatttcataactacatgttttattaattcatatttatactttttaaatcttataatattaataaatttccttaacaaaaaaaaatacacataatcatagtaataaaaacataaaacatattATACATATTCACAATTTTCCCTCATGACTAAATTTCACGTATCTTTATATCTATATTCGTttgtattttaaacttatacttCTAGAtctcaaaatgcatattttcctAATTCTAGGTTTTTACGATTATATATATGCCTATTCTATCTGAAGGAGCTCCCTAAGAtgaatatatatttcttttttactttcCTTCGTTTCGCGCTCAATTTTGTGACCTAGATAAGTTTTAAACGTTTCCTcaagattttatattttattaaatttaccgGCTCTCGAGGGAGAAGTGTACATAACAAAACGGACAACATATACATACGAACTAAAACATTTAACGTTACACTTATAATTTTTGGATCACAATATCACGAAATACACTTAACACtaacttaaattaatttttatctttgtttcttattttctttttatttaatttgtttattattattgttttctgCGTTTACAGACGTATTCTCacaatatggaatatttggctgccaatattttataaattaaacaataatcaTGCCAATTTAACTCGTTTGCCAATTTAAATcagttgtttgtttaaaaattaaattgtttatacagTTGAAGACGAAAAATATTACCTGGCTATTCTGTATCATTGTGTGGTGTTGAGGAAGTCCTTGGGATAAAATCCTCCAGAGATAGCCAGCTGTGACAAACAAAGGAAAATACACTTAATCACACTGAACTACTTCTTCGTCATTATACACTTACGTTTATTTTCttcaacacttttttatattttatggaaataaaCAAATTCCTTTACTTTTGTTAAAGGAACAAATATAATTACaccacacaaaatttttttactattattcTTATATGTCTCCTGTTCGAGTTTTCAATTGCTTCTAAGCTCGTCCTCAATCTCTCGTCTTATTTACAATTTCTAGCTGCATATATCTAAATATAGCGATATTGGAAAATGTATGTTGCCAGTTTTCCTCGCGcgaaaagtatatatataaaaatatataataattatttattttaaatatatgcaTTTTGCGCTAATTATTACATACTTGTAATCTCGccatctttttaaattttccccttcctatttatttatattacttttttttttttatagctaaaatttttcttatccTAAATTTTCTGTGTGTCTTAACTTTCATATCAGGAtcccataaaatttaacaagtattgtattttcattcataattttacaattttcataattatctacatttaaatagttttgaatgaaaatacaacactgtaacATTACACATATGCTTACTAAACACAGCCACTACAATTTAGTATACAAGCAGCTGacacacacacacttatatTTTAGTACGACAATGAAGAAGACATTGATAGTAAGACACACAtgaacataaacaaaacaaaagaaataatttaacacaaaattaaataaataagacaAACTAAAACACAAACTAAAGTGCACAACATAAAtacaattgtaaaaattaagcTACTAAAACCATACAAAAATAAAGTCAATGATAAAAAAACAAGAGGGCTACACTTAAACAAAATATgacaaacataaaacaaaatttggccAAGTAAATTACCACCCGCAACAAAACTCCGGTTTCGCTGGTGCCAGCCAGAGGGAACGGTGTGCGGGTCATTATTCGGTTTGGAAGCACAACGTGGGGAACTCCCACACCCTGAGATATAAGAGTCTCAGCTCTACATAAAAGTTAGCCGGGCAAAAAAAGTGAGtatttgtaatataattattatctcataataaattttatgtttttaggaAACCTCGCAAGTGTACTTCATGTCATAGGTGAGCTTTGGGTGGATCTTAGCTCCTGTCCCAAGACTGAAAGCACTCTGCTGAATTTGTTTCACGAGGAAATAAAAACATAGAGGCAAccctttaaactaaatttaaataagtttctTGTTACTGTCATAAGATCAGTAGGGCACAGACGCGTGCCTATTATATGAAAACGAACGCTCCTTTTGAAGCAGAAAAAAAACGGGCCACACCTCTAGAATTCTATTCCTGGTCAAAGAAAACTTCATGCTCAGAACTGGCTATAATCTCTGGAATCttttaaatagtaaaagtttcagagatTTTAGATCATTATCAAAATATCACCTACGGGAAGTACTaactattattaattttaaatataagcaTTTACTTTGTGAatctttttgtttctttttcagGTTTAAATTGAAGGACTAGCACAACATGGATATTAAATCTATATTGCACAACTTTAAACCTACAtatgtgtataaataaaaacacaaaagacATCACAACTTAAACACTATATCACAGAATTTATCACAGTTTTCCTAAATCTACTATTGCGGTTTTCCATCACTAATTTTATTGCACAATTGTGGACTAGACAAATTCTATCACCGTTTCTTGGCTTCGTAATCCTGACAATCTTCAACAATGGtattcataaaataaatatacagaCTGGCGGAAACTTTCATTATTAATTGATACATTAGACGATTAGACGAGAGATCGAAGTCATAAGTAAATTTGTATTGAAGCTGTAATCAAGTGAAATATTTGTGGCAAAACCAATTGTGTTTAAATAAGCTAGATATTTggcaatttaaaatttggcGTTTTCAGAATAGTGCAAACTTTGGCAGAATAGATgtcaataacaaaacaaataaaatataaataaacaatgagattttgaaaaattgataaatatataactaaaactaaataattaaagtcaaaataaacaatatacataattaagataataaataatgaaataaataaatagtaaatataaaaaaaagtaataaatatgtaaataatctagtaaataaataaatgtataaatataaatgtggacaaaactttaataaacataataaataaataaacatgcaatttaataaataaaaataaataagtaaataaaataaataataaaatcacattcaaataaataaatagacaaataaatagaatataaaatcaataaataaataattgtataaatacataataaaaatgaattataactattaaaatattgtgtcaaatgaaattaaaatcaagataaataatttttaaaaacttaatttaaatataaaaatatataaataacatgcaaaataaataatgaagattTTAGTTATGTATAAATAGATATTGTAAATAATTAagtaaaccaaaaaataaaaagaataataaaagcAAATCATAATATAGTTATTTGTTAAATCTTGGTTTAGGCAATGATGGACGGATGTGGAGGTCAAAGCGGTTTATCAAAACTATTGAAATTCTTCATGTGGTatacaaacaaaactaaatcaaaattaaacaaagttaCTAACAATTAGAACGCATATAACACTGATACTACACACTTCACGatacacacgatcatgacaggcTATCAGACATTATACAACACTCAAAACTGACAAATAACTCTAAACAATTGAACTTTAACAATCATTTTCAGGACGAACGCATATAACTCTGATACAACACACTTCGATATACACATGATACGACAGGATATCAGACATTATACTACATTCAACACTgaaaaatgacaaaaacaaaactttaaaacaaaCTCAAACAAAAGGACACGAATACAATACATTTGGGGACACTACAAGTCACTCTCAAGCTACTGTTATTCATCCCGATATGTAAAACTTCGCCGGTCATCATATCCAAGAGTTCCACTTCATACAACACTCCATTACGTCCTAGAGTGGCTATGCAAGTCAACTCTTGCAATATAAATCTCGGCTGTAATTTGGTCTATATCATAAATTAATGGGCTATTGCCACATGTTTTGGTGTAATACATGTTGATATTTTACAGCTTAAGTTACATTCTCATGGATTTGAGACGTAGCTTAAGTTGTCTCATTCGTTTGGGCGCCATACTGTTACGGATCGGTTGGCCTGGCGAGGTTTCCCACTAGCTCTTGGCATGTTTGAACTCAGGCGGTTCCAACCCTCATCTCCAGCCGCGTTTCCGCACAATAAACAAAAGTGAACACAAAACAGACACTGAACAAAATACACCACATGAATAATGACCAGGGACAGGTGTTGGTCCCTATCATGCCCACCCAACCATGTCGTAGGCGCATCCGCTCCACAAGTCTCTACGACCCAAATGACCACATGACCACTTCTCCACTTACCTATCCATCATTACCAAACCTGTTTTAATtagtccaaaaaaaaatattattaaattttatttcataactacatgttttattaattcatatttatactttttaaatcttataatattaataaatttccttaacaaaaaaaaatacacataatcatagtaataaaaacataaaacatattATACATATTCACAATTTTCCCTCATGACTAAATTTCACGTATCTTTATATCTATATTCGTttgtattttaaacttatacttCTAGAtctcaaaatgcatattttcctAATTCTAGGTTTTTACGATTATATATATGCCTATTCTATCTGAAGGAGCTCCCTAAGAtgaatatatatttcttttttactttcCTTCGTTTCGCGCTCAATTTTGTGACCTAGATAAGTTTTAAACGTTTCCTcaagattttatattttattaaatttaccgGCTCTCGAGGGAGAAGTGTACATAACAAAACGGACAACATATACATACGAACTAAAACATTTAACGTTACACTTATAATTTTTGGATCACAATATCACGAAATACACTTAACACtaacttaaattaatttttatctttgtttcttattttctttttatttaatttgtttattattattgttttctgCGTTTACAGACGTATTCTCacaatatggaatatttggctgccaatattttataaattaaacaataatcaTGCCAATTTAACTCGTTTGCCAATTTAAATcagttgtttgtttaaaaattaaattgtttatacagTTGAAGACGAAAAATATTACCTGGCTATTCTGTATCATTGTGTGGTGTTGAGGAAGTCCTTGGGATAAAATCCTCCAGAGATAGCCAGCTGTGACAAACAAAGGAAAATACACTTAATCACACTGAACTACTTCTTCGTCATTATACACTTACGTTTATTTTCttcaacacttttttatattttatggaaataaaCAAATTCCTTTACTTTTGTTAAAGGAACAAATATAATTACaccacacaaaatttttttactattattcTTATATGTCTCCTGTTCGAGTTTTCAATTGCTTCTAAGCTCGTCCTCAATCTCTCGTCTTATTTACAATTTCTAGCTGCATATATCTAAATATAGCGATATTGGAAAATGTATGTTGCCAGTTTTCCTCGCGcgaaaagtatatatataaaaatatataataattatttattttaaatatatgcaTTTTGCGCTAATTATTACATACTTGTAATCTCGccatctttttaaattttccccttcctatttatttatattacttttttttttttatagctaaaatttttcttatccTAAATTTTCTGTGTGTCTTAACTTTCATATCAGGAtcccataaaatttaacaagtattgtattttcattcataattttacaattttcataattatctacatttaaatagttttgaatgaaaatacaacactgtaacATTACACATATGCTTACTAAACACAGCCACTACAATTTAGTATACAAGCAGCTGacacacacacacttatatTTTAGTACGACAATGAAGAAGACATTGATAGTAAGACACACAtgaacataaacaaaacaaaagaaataatttaacacaaaattaaataaataagacaAACTAAAACACAAACTAAAGTGCACAACATAAAtacaattgtaaaaattaagcTACTAAAACCATACAAAAATAAAGTCAATGATAAAAAAACAAGAGGGCTACACTTAAACAAAATATgacaaacataaaacaaaatttggccAAGTAAATTACCACCCGCAACAAACTTGAACATTTGCAAAGTTATAAATAACAAATCAAgagattaattaaataataatagctGATCATCTTTTTTAGTGGCTATGCGAAATTGCATAGTTTGTTCCTTCTCAATATTTTCCAATTGTCCCGCCAAGGCATTGTGTTTATAGAAAACACCTTTCACATCTCCAAAGAATTTCACCAAAGCGAAAGTTTTACTTGACTACCGTACCCAGGTAATTTACATTAACTTTAGCGTCATccaaacataaaagtggcttgCTGGTCTTGGACATGTATTCAGAGCGATTGGtcaaataatacaataatttatttacggATTTACGTTGACGATACATTTTAATTTGGTCTTTGAATCCAAATTTTTTGACGAAGgagccaaaaataatttttggaaaagagCTGTTGGAAAACATAAACATAACTAGTTCTAGAACAAGTGTAATCAGAACCTCTTCAGATCCTTCAATGACAGCCTTGGAACTAGTAGTGAAGTCGCAATTACTTCTGAAATCCGGTACTAGTCgatatcaaacaaaaatcactGGTGAAAGAACTAGTACTATAACTGTTCCTAAGAATGTGCATTTACTCCGTAAAGCTTCCCAATATTTAGTTCCGATGGAGACATGTTCAAACAAATATCATTAATTACAGAACTGGTTCCAGTACTGTTCTAACTAACGTGTAGGTACTAGTTCCGCAAATCTTCTTTAGAACCAATTCTGGAgctgaaaatttcaaacaaaaatcattggtCGCAACTCCAAACTGCATAGAACGAGTAGTGGCTTTGTGCATGCATTCTAGAACTAGTTGTAGAACTAAAACAATTTTAGCATTAATTCTTCCCAGTTTCAGAGAGTAACCTCCAACTTTTCGATTAATTTCCTTAGCTGTGGCTATTACAAAATCGCCAGATTTAATATcattgaaactaaaatatttcTCTTTTACAGCAACGACATCATCAGTGCAAATATAGTTTGAGTCCATATTTCGATAAGAGCTCATCAACcaggatcgaaaaataaaatattgataatcatcgtgttttattaaagatatttcgatataatttggtcggtccattatttcacctagcccccacacaaatgtcctcccgaaatt belongs to Calliphora vicina chromosome 4, idCalVici1.1, whole genome shotgun sequence and includes:
- the Tango4 gene encoding pleiotropic regulator 1, producing MEEVQRHSVHTLIFRSLKRTHDMFVSNQGALPEIDDKLEKIRKSIKARDSYGLVFDRAAQAAESKKYSNGGVGAGMDALEGPEKPLAITDGSKDNMALLAGNNKNGDIPISNSLVSAPGMRSATGGSNVQLIPKKAPTIPKPTWHAPWKLSRVISGHLGWVRCIAVEPGNEWFATGAGDRVIKIWDLASGKLKLSLTGHVSTVRGLAVSAKHPYLFSCGEDRQVKCWDLEYNKVIRHYHGHLSAVYSLALHPTIDVLATSGRDSTARIWDMRTKANIHTLTGHTNTVASVVAQAVNPQIITGSHDSTVRLWDLAAGKSVCTLTNHKKSVRSVVLHPNLYMFASASPDNIKQWRCPEGNFVQNVSGHNAIVNCMAVNPDGVMVSGGDNGTMFFWDWRTGYNFQRFQAPVQPGSMDSEAGIFAMCFDQSGSRLITAEADKTIKIYKEDDEATEETHPVNWRPEILKRRKF